The following proteins are co-located in the Spirosoma montaniterrae genome:
- a CDS encoding GDP-mannose 4,6-dehydratase: MKKALICGVSGQDGAYLAKLLLEKGYEVYGGSRDAQMASFRNLNRLGIQQQIKLVSISINDFRSVLQTILRVKPDEVYNLAGQSSVGLSFEQPVETLESISVGTLNLLEAIRFSNLPIKFYNAGSSECFGDTGSIAADENTPFRPRSPYGVAKAAAFWQVANYREAYQLQACTGILFNHESPLRPERFVTQKIVAAACRIANGSRETLTLGNIDIARDWGWAPDYVEAMWMMLQHDKADDYVIATGHTHKLRDFIRVVFKRVDLNWEDHVRSDPSFFRPTDIAEGHANPAKAYAKLGWTAQHTMDEVGKLMVEGYNL; this comes from the coding sequence ATGAAGAAAGCATTAATCTGTGGCGTATCGGGCCAGGACGGGGCCTACTTAGCGAAACTACTGTTAGAAAAAGGATACGAAGTGTACGGCGGATCTCGGGATGCGCAGATGGCTTCATTCCGTAACCTGAACCGCTTAGGTATTCAACAACAGATTAAACTCGTCTCAATCAGCATCAACGACTTCCGAAGTGTTTTGCAGACTATTTTGCGCGTAAAGCCTGACGAAGTGTACAATTTAGCGGGCCAGAGTTCAGTAGGTTTGTCGTTTGAACAGCCCGTTGAGACGCTGGAAAGCATCAGCGTGGGTACGCTGAACCTATTGGAGGCCATTCGTTTTAGCAATTTGCCTATCAAGTTTTACAACGCAGGTTCCAGCGAGTGCTTTGGAGACACGGGCAGCATAGCGGCTGATGAAAATACGCCGTTTCGGCCCCGCAGCCCGTATGGAGTGGCTAAAGCGGCTGCTTTCTGGCAGGTCGCCAACTACCGTGAAGCGTATCAATTACAAGCCTGCACCGGCATTTTATTCAACCATGAATCACCCCTGCGACCAGAACGATTCGTAACGCAAAAAATCGTAGCCGCTGCCTGCCGTATTGCCAACGGAAGCCGGGAGACCCTAACGCTTGGCAACATTGACATTGCCCGCGACTGGGGCTGGGCACCCGACTACGTAGAGGCTATGTGGATGATGTTACAGCATGATAAGGCGGATGACTACGTTATTGCAACGGGCCATACGCACAAACTTCGCGATTTTATCCGAGTCGTGTTTAAGCGTGTGGATTTGAATTGGGAGGATCATGTCCGTTCTGACCCCTCTTTTTTTCGGCCAACCGACATTGCTGAAGGACATGCTAACCCGGCGAAAGCTTACGCAAAATTAGGTTGGACTGCCCAACATACTATGGATGAGGTGGGTAAGCTGATGGTAGAGGGATATAATCTTTGA
- a CDS encoding carotenoid biosynthesis protein, whose product MIVSAPIPARHHAAIRTVLVLAYVAGIIGLHLPGLANFFRPLSPLMLIGSLVVLLLYHTDWRPSFTFYAVSAVFVGYFIEVLGVHTGLIFGNYAYGAGLGPRVLAVPPVIGINWLTLSYCCGSVCNLLPTPAWVKVAAAATLMVVLDFFIEPVAVQLDFWTWFGQPVPLQNYVGWWLVSAVLFSMWYALPFKKENRMAKWLLGLQFFFFIGHGLLNLF is encoded by the coding sequence ATGATTGTCTCTGCTCCTATTCCGGCTCGTCATCATGCCGCCATCCGAACGGTGCTGGTGCTGGCTTACGTGGCCGGAATTATTGGTTTACATTTGCCGGGCCTGGCCAATTTCTTCCGCCCGCTTAGTCCGTTAATGCTTATCGGCTCGCTGGTTGTTCTGCTCCTATACCATACCGACTGGCGACCATCGTTTACTTTTTATGCTGTGTCGGCTGTTTTTGTGGGCTATTTCATCGAAGTGCTGGGCGTTCATACAGGTCTGATTTTTGGCAATTATGCATATGGCGCCGGGCTGGGGCCGCGTGTGCTGGCAGTGCCACCCGTTATTGGCATCAACTGGCTCACGCTTTCTTATTGCTGTGGCTCGGTCTGTAATCTGTTACCCACACCGGCCTGGGTCAAGGTTGCAGCCGCAGCAACGCTGATGGTTGTTCTCGACTTTTTCATTGAGCCGGTGGCCGTTCAGTTAGATTTCTGGACCTGGTTTGGTCAACCCGTGCCTTTGCAGAACTATGTGGGCTGGTGGTTGGTGTCGGCTGTTCTGTTTAGTATGTGGTACGCTCTGCCGTTTAAAAAAGAAAACCGTATGGCAAAGTGGTTGCTCGGTTTACAGTTCTTTTTCTTCATAGGTCATGGTTTGTTGAATTTATTTTAA